In one window of Corallococcus macrosporus DNA:
- the ffh gene encoding signal recognition particle protein, translating to MLETVTKGFRAAKNRLAGKSELTPELVDESLRDIRVSLLEADVAFDVVKKFVARVREKAVGEVVQTSVTDAGGQKRKVSAMDHFIKICHDELEGLMGPVDTSLHLKPKGQLSGIMMVGLQGSGKTTTTGKLASRLLAEGRKPLLVAADIYRPAAVDQLKVLGERLKVPVYHEPGVQPPELAKRGYAAAREQKCDVVLIDTAGRLAIDETLMTELESIKSNVQPDTILLVCDAMIGQDSVRTAAEFDRRLTLDGFILTKLDGDARGGAALSIKEVTGKPIKFLGMGESMDKLEEFRPEGLAGRILGFGDIVGLMKDFEKVVDEKKAEDDARKLLSGQFSMKDFVEQIRMVRKMGPLKDLLEKFPLFGDLTEHLNPDEKELTKIEAMYDSMTQKERLRPDIINASRINRISKGSGRKPEEVRELLQKFGMMQQVMGTIGQNPGLLGRIPGFKQLGQLGQMKNMDLGSMFGKDPKALEKAMSAMGGGMGGMPMQLPQIAPGYTPPMGQAAMAKARLMGYAPPSVSKPDDRDAIKERRKKEKENKKKNRKKK from the coding sequence ATGCTTGAGACCGTCACCAAGGGCTTCCGGGCCGCCAAGAACCGCCTCGCCGGCAAGAGCGAACTCACCCCCGAGCTGGTGGACGAGTCGCTGCGCGACATCCGCGTCTCCCTGCTGGAGGCCGACGTCGCCTTCGACGTGGTGAAGAAGTTCGTCGCCCGCGTCCGCGAGAAGGCCGTGGGCGAAGTCGTGCAGACGTCCGTCACGGACGCAGGGGGCCAGAAGCGCAAGGTCAGCGCGATGGACCACTTCATCAAGATCTGCCACGACGAGCTGGAGGGCCTGATGGGCCCGGTGGACACCAGCCTCCACCTGAAGCCCAAGGGTCAGCTGTCCGGCATCATGATGGTGGGCCTCCAGGGCTCCGGTAAGACGACGACCACGGGCAAGCTCGCCAGCCGGCTCCTCGCGGAAGGGCGCAAGCCCCTGCTCGTGGCCGCGGACATCTACCGCCCGGCCGCCGTGGATCAGCTCAAGGTCCTGGGCGAGCGGCTGAAGGTCCCCGTCTACCACGAGCCCGGCGTGCAGCCGCCCGAGCTGGCGAAGCGGGGCTACGCCGCCGCGCGCGAGCAGAAGTGCGACGTGGTGCTCATCGACACGGCGGGCCGGCTCGCCATCGACGAGACGCTGATGACGGAGCTGGAGTCCATCAAGTCCAACGTGCAGCCGGACACCATCCTGCTCGTGTGCGACGCGATGATCGGCCAGGACTCGGTGCGCACCGCGGCCGAGTTCGACCGGCGCCTCACGCTGGACGGCTTCATCCTGACGAAGCTGGACGGTGACGCGCGCGGCGGCGCGGCGCTGTCCATCAAGGAAGTGACGGGCAAGCCCATCAAGTTCCTCGGCATGGGCGAGTCGATGGACAAGCTGGAGGAGTTCCGTCCGGAGGGCCTCGCGGGCCGCATCCTGGGCTTCGGCGACATCGTCGGCCTGATGAAGGACTTCGAGAAGGTCGTCGACGAGAAGAAGGCCGAGGACGACGCGCGCAAGCTGCTCTCCGGCCAGTTCTCGATGAAGGACTTCGTCGAGCAGATCCGCATGGTCCGCAAGATGGGCCCGCTGAAGGACCTGCTGGAGAAGTTCCCCCTCTTCGGCGACCTCACCGAGCACCTGAACCCGGACGAGAAGGAGCTCACGAAGATCGAGGCGATGTACGACTCGATGACGCAGAAGGAGCGCCTGCGTCCGGACATCATCAACGCCAGCCGCATCAACCGCATCTCCAAGGGCAGCGGCCGCAAGCCGGAGGAGGTGCGCGAACTCCTGCAGAAGTTCGGGATGATGCAGCAGGTGATGGGCACCATCGGCCAGAACCCGGGCCTGCTGGGCCGCATCCCGGGCTTCAAGCAGCTGGGGCAGCTGGGCCAGATGAAGAACATGGACCTGGGCAGCATGTTCGGGAAGGACCCGAAGGCGCTGGAGAAGGCCATGTCCGCGATGGGCGGTGGCATGGGCGGCATGCCCATGCAGCTGCCGCAGATCGCCCCGGGCTACACGCCGCCCATGGGCCAGGCCGCGATGGCCAAGGCCCGCCTGATGGGCTACGCGCCCCCGTCCGTGAGCAAGCCGGACGACCGCGACGCCATCAAGGAGCGGCGCAAGAAGGAGAAGGAGAACAAGAAGAAGAACCGCAAGAAGAAGTAG
- the pabB gene encoding aminodeoxychorismate synthase component I, with translation MRAVRQRTLIIDNHDSFTFNLFQLLAEVGGTEPLVVRNDERSWHELRELAFDNIVLSPGPGRPDHPADFGVCRDALLEADVPILGVCLGHQGMGHIHGARIQHAPEVMHGRLSPVRHSGTDLFQGLPQDFPVVRYHSLCLSRPLPEELVETAWTPDGVLMALRHASLPRWGVQFHPESIATTHGRQLLANFVRLSREHHRPRPASPRSGPPPRPAPSPETFRVHHRKLRLDVDPEQAFVTLHEGQDHAFWLDSSRVEAGLSRFSFMGDATGPHSAVIHYQVNPRRLTVSRSQRTEEHPTELFEFLQQELTRLRTPSTSLPFDFQGGFVGYLGYELKHDCGASAPHPSPDPDASLVLADRLLAWDHLERTVYLVALAPEHEAAQVQDWFDSTEAVLRALPPLAPLTPAPEAPFPVRLARDRATYLADIQHCLEQLREGETYEVCLTNKLLAQARVDPLALYRSLRRLNPAPYAAYLRMGPLGIACSSPERFLRVDAERWVESKPIKGTLRRGATPDEDERLRRQLGSQEKDRAENLMIVDLVRNDLGRVCEVGSVHVPRLMHVETYATVHQLVSTIRGHLREGLTAVDAVRAAFPGGSMTGAPKERTMELIDRLEGEARGVYSGAIGYLSATGAADLNVVIRTAVVRPGEVSIGAGGAIVALSDPAAELDEMLLKARVVLKALCTALGHPDGLPEPDGGAEAASGPWTAAQG, from the coding sequence GTGCGCGCCGTGCGGCAGCGGACGCTCATCATCGACAACCACGACTCGTTCACGTTCAACCTCTTCCAGCTGCTGGCGGAGGTCGGCGGGACCGAGCCCCTCGTCGTGCGCAACGACGAGCGGTCGTGGCACGAGCTGCGTGAGCTCGCGTTCGACAACATCGTCCTCTCCCCCGGTCCCGGCCGTCCCGACCATCCGGCGGACTTCGGCGTCTGCCGGGATGCGCTCCTCGAAGCGGACGTCCCCATCCTCGGCGTGTGCCTGGGCCATCAGGGCATGGGCCACATCCACGGCGCACGGATCCAGCACGCACCGGAGGTCATGCACGGACGCCTGAGCCCCGTGCGCCACTCGGGGACAGACCTCTTCCAGGGCCTGCCGCAGGACTTCCCGGTGGTGCGCTACCACTCCCTGTGCCTCTCCCGGCCACTGCCCGAGGAGCTGGTGGAGACCGCGTGGACCCCCGACGGCGTCCTCATGGCCCTGCGCCACGCCTCCCTCCCCCGCTGGGGCGTGCAGTTCCATCCGGAGTCCATCGCCACCACCCACGGCCGCCAGCTCCTCGCCAACTTCGTCCGCCTGAGCCGCGAGCACCACCGTCCGAGGCCTGCGTCTCCCAGGAGCGGACCGCCTCCGAGGCCCGCCCCGTCGCCCGAGACCTTCCGGGTCCACCACCGGAAGCTGCGGCTCGACGTCGATCCGGAGCAGGCTTTCGTCACGCTCCACGAAGGTCAGGACCACGCCTTCTGGCTGGACAGCAGCCGCGTCGAAGCCGGCCTGTCACGCTTCTCCTTCATGGGGGACGCGACCGGCCCCCACAGCGCCGTCATCCACTACCAGGTGAACCCACGCAGACTCACCGTGAGCCGGAGCCAGCGAACGGAGGAGCACCCCACGGAGCTGTTCGAGTTCCTCCAGCAGGAACTGACACGGCTGCGAACACCCTCCACGAGCCTCCCCTTCGACTTCCAGGGCGGCTTCGTGGGCTACCTCGGGTACGAGCTGAAGCACGACTGCGGCGCGAGCGCCCCGCATCCCTCACCGGATCCAGACGCCAGCCTCGTCCTCGCGGACCGGCTGCTGGCCTGGGATCACCTCGAACGCACGGTGTATCTCGTGGCGCTCGCGCCCGAGCACGAGGCGGCCCAGGTCCAGGACTGGTTCGACTCGACCGAAGCCGTCCTGCGCGCCCTCCCGCCCCTGGCGCCCCTCACTCCGGCCCCTGAAGCCCCCTTCCCCGTCCGACTCGCCAGGGACCGCGCGACCTACCTGGCGGACATCCAGCACTGCCTGGAGCAGCTCCGCGAGGGCGAGACATACGAGGTCTGCCTCACCAACAAGCTCCTCGCCCAGGCCCGCGTCGACCCACTGGCCCTGTACCGCAGCCTCCGCCGGTTGAACCCGGCGCCCTACGCCGCGTACCTCCGGATGGGCCCGCTGGGCATCGCCTGTTCTTCTCCCGAACGCTTCCTGCGCGTGGACGCCGAGCGCTGGGTCGAATCGAAGCCCATCAAGGGCACCCTGCGCCGCGGCGCCACCCCGGACGAGGACGAACGCCTCCGCCGGCAGCTGGGCTCCCAGGAGAAGGACCGGGCGGAGAACCTGATGATCGTGGACCTCGTGCGCAACGACCTCGGGCGCGTGTGCGAGGTGGGTTCGGTCCACGTCCCCCGGCTCATGCACGTGGAGACGTACGCCACGGTGCATCAACTGGTGAGCACCATCCGCGGCCACCTGCGCGAGGGGCTCACCGCCGTGGACGCGGTGCGCGCCGCCTTCCCGGGAGGCTCCATGACGGGCGCCCCCAAGGAGCGCACGATGGAGCTCATCGACCGGCTGGAGGGGGAGGCCCGTGGGGTGTACTCGGGCGCCATCGGGTACCTCTCCGCCACCGGCGCGGCGGACCTGAACGTCGTCATCCGCACGGCGGTGGTCCGCCCCGGCGAGGTGAGCATCGGCGCGGGAGGGGCCATCGTGGCGCTCTCGGACCCGGCGGCCGAGCTGGACGAGATGCTCCTCAAGGCCCGCGTGGTCCTGAAGGCGCTGTGCACGGCGCTCGGGCACCCGGACGGCCTTCCCGAGCCCGACGGCGGGGCGGAGGCCGCCTCCGGGCCCTGGACGGCGGCCCAGGGCTGA
- a CDS encoding NADP-dependent oxidoreductase, translating to MPATIPDKMKAAALDRFGGPEVLGIKTVSVPTCGDDEVLVRVAVAGIGAWDWLEREGKLAELLPAAPRFPYVPGADGAGEIVAVGKNVKDLKVGDQVYGSAFMSAKGGFYAEYVAVKKDQASRIPKGLKVEQAAVLAADGITALEGLEDHLQLKAGQRLIIFGANGGIGHMAVQFAKRMGANVLAVASGEDGVELARRVGADAVVDGRKGDFDKVCREFAPDGFDAALVLASGDAAEKVLQHVKKEGRIAWPHGVEPAPKVPEGIQAKAYDGIPGADVMKRMNALIEAGPFHLEIGRIYALEEAAKAQQEVLKHHLGKYTIRIH from the coding sequence ATGCCAGCAACCATTCCCGACAAGATGAAGGCCGCGGCGCTCGACCGCTTCGGCGGTCCAGAGGTCCTGGGCATCAAGACCGTCTCCGTGCCCACCTGCGGAGACGATGAAGTCCTCGTCCGTGTAGCGGTCGCGGGGATCGGTGCCTGGGATTGGCTGGAGCGAGAGGGCAAGCTGGCCGAACTGCTCCCGGCCGCCCCGCGCTTCCCCTATGTGCCCGGAGCTGACGGCGCGGGAGAGATTGTCGCCGTGGGCAAGAACGTGAAGGATCTCAAGGTGGGCGACCAGGTCTACGGCTCCGCGTTCATGAGCGCCAAGGGAGGGTTCTACGCGGAGTACGTCGCCGTGAAGAAAGACCAGGCGTCGCGGATCCCCAAGGGGCTGAAGGTGGAGCAGGCGGCGGTGCTCGCGGCGGACGGCATCACCGCGCTGGAGGGACTGGAGGATCACCTCCAGCTCAAGGCAGGGCAACGCCTGATCATCTTCGGAGCGAACGGAGGCATCGGCCACATGGCGGTGCAGTTCGCGAAGCGCATGGGAGCGAACGTGCTGGCGGTTGCCTCGGGAGAGGACGGGGTGGAGTTGGCCCGGAGGGTGGGCGCGGATGCGGTCGTGGATGGCCGCAAGGGGGACTTCGACAAGGTCTGCCGTGAGTTCGCGCCAGACGGCTTCGACGCGGCGCTGGTGCTGGCGAGCGGTGACGCCGCGGAGAAGGTGCTCCAGCACGTGAAGAAGGAGGGGCGCATCGCCTGGCCGCACGGAGTGGAGCCCGCGCCGAAGGTTCCCGAGGGCATCCAGGCGAAGGCCTACGACGGCATTCCCGGAGCGGACGTCATGAAGCGCATGAACGCGCTGATCGAAGCCGGCCCGTTCCACCTGGAGATCGGCCGCATCTACGCCCTGGAGGAAGCCGCGAAGGCGCAGCAGGAGGTCCTCAAGCACCATCTGGGCAAGTACACGATCCGGATCCACTGA
- a CDS encoding lipase family protein produces the protein MHSGKEAIVLIHGSDSKQRDSGRELLTEGLLKVPEDVVVTQQGPITIQGASGLQLQVTRHEDRSTRSLDVYEAFWADLIPSLTRMGLKDRVLGGLELLAYWLFSGVWKGFRQRKVLTTSIVSGLVLLLFWYTSTLILFFSALKQDPTFPAMALPDTTVRSANSMLRHLADVVAPAASTLGSWKGWVLLSLLMGALPVHRAVDVANLVHRYLTDKLMRNGVVGLRTDLRHRVHATLRAVVESGAYSRVTVVAHSFGAAMAVDVLADFRSSSSTAIRLVTLGGPLELLARRAEWFEKEIQRCADNGQLIQWIDFHSDEDWFCTKTPFRADDTRLIHRPIQQKASLGARMSGETHNRYLGDARVLQALLEPMPAPASEAPAAAPVSPRAA, from the coding sequence ATGCACTCAGGCAAGGAAGCCATCGTCCTCATCCATGGCTCGGACTCCAAGCAGCGCGACTCCGGCCGGGAACTCCTGACCGAGGGTCTGCTCAAGGTTCCCGAAGACGTGGTCGTGACCCAGCAGGGGCCCATCACCATCCAGGGCGCCAGCGGCCTCCAGCTCCAGGTGACCCGGCATGAGGACCGCTCCACGCGGTCCCTGGATGTCTATGAAGCGTTCTGGGCGGACCTCATCCCGTCGCTCACCCGGATGGGGCTCAAGGACCGGGTGCTGGGGGGACTGGAGCTGCTGGCCTACTGGCTCTTCTCCGGCGTCTGGAAGGGCTTCCGCCAGCGCAAGGTGCTGACGACCAGCATCGTCAGCGGCCTCGTCCTCCTGCTGTTCTGGTACACGAGCACGCTGATCCTGTTCTTCTCCGCCCTGAAGCAGGACCCGACGTTCCCGGCGATGGCGCTGCCGGACACCACCGTGCGCTCCGCGAACTCGATGCTGCGGCACCTGGCCGACGTCGTCGCGCCCGCTGCCTCGACGCTGGGCTCCTGGAAGGGGTGGGTGCTGCTGTCGCTCCTCATGGGGGCGCTCCCCGTCCACCGGGCCGTGGACGTCGCGAACCTCGTCCATCGCTACCTGACCGACAAGCTCATGCGAAACGGCGTCGTGGGCCTGCGCACGGACCTGCGGCACCGGGTCCATGCCACGCTCCGGGCGGTCGTCGAGAGCGGTGCGTACTCCCGCGTCACGGTGGTGGCCCACAGCTTCGGTGCCGCGATGGCGGTGGACGTCCTCGCGGACTTCCGCTCCAGCTCCAGCACCGCCATCCGGCTCGTCACCCTGGGCGGGCCCCTGGAGTTGCTCGCGCGCCGGGCGGAGTGGTTCGAGAAGGAGATCCAGCGCTGCGCCGACAATGGACAGCTCATCCAGTGGATCGACTTCCATTCAGACGAGGACTGGTTCTGCACGAAGACGCCCTTCCGCGCGGATGACACGCGGCTCATCCACCGCCCCATCCAGCAGAAGGCCTCCCTGGGCGCCCGGATGTCGGGCGAGACGCACAATCGCTACCTCGGGGACGCGCGGGTGCTCCAGGCGCTGCTGGAGCCCATGCCCGCGCCCGCTTCGGAAGCGCCCGCGGCGGCGCCCGTCAGTCCAAGAGCTGCATGA
- a CDS encoding DEAD/DEAH box helicase, with protein sequence MSALAELLEAIREESGPATWSAGQALSRAGVVSVQSVDEEEVVLRVRIPGRPTPLTTTLYPEDEIWECDCRGKVDPCEHVIAAAIVLRQAEGRKATAAASPARPGPASTAARPGAAPKPERLVYRFKRVDGGLQLERLVVRPDNTARLLARSLASVLQNPVEAARIHVDPCDLLADKLLAQPTRGALPQSKLDALLHVLEKARTVMFDGAFVSVSSEPLLPRVTVDDRGEQTVLKVEKDPRINELVSPGVALAAGALCRLGEQTLTGTRLENLPQERVFSPEQLADLTGKVLPDFARRMPVDVKSRRLPPIDRTLKPRISLELDKLDTGLSVLPTLVYGSPPTARIDNGRLVYLQGAAPVRDEPTETKLIHQLRDELNMSPGRRVTVHGKEAVQLADKLRKWRGGLTGNAAGVVSPDVKLKPLLTLDTATTDAGVPRVGFSLDFQVEGLGPGEKRTVDAGAVMRAWEEGLGLVPLEGGGWAPLPTGWLKAHGQRVTDLLAARERDGRLANHAIPQLTGLCEALEHPAPPVMERLAPLVQGFEKLPEPQLPRDLTATLRPYQLQGVSWLTFLRQAGLGGVLADDMGLGKTLQTICTLGRGTLVVAPTSVLPNWEAEVKRFRPSLKVSVYHGVGRTLDESADVTLTTYALLRLDAAILASKTWDTVVLDEAQAIKNPDSQVARAAYELDAGFRIALSGTPIENRLEELWSLMHFTNRGLLGGRKAFEERWARPVSENQKGAAEALRARIRPFVLRRLKRDVAPELPPRTEAVRHVTLTEQERAVYDAVHAATREEVVSQLEEGGSVMKALEALLRLRQAACHPALVPGQQARTSSKVQALVEALGTAVADGHKALVFSQWTSMLDLIEPALNEADIGFIRLDGSTANRGAVATSFQDEKGAPVMLISLKAGATGLNLTAADHVFLVDPWWNPSVEAQAADRAHRIGQQRPVMVYRMVSQGTVEEKILLLQEKKRALFEAALGGATGGAALTRADLMQLLD encoded by the coding sequence ATGTCGGCGCTCGCGGAACTGCTCGAAGCCATCCGGGAAGAGTCAGGCCCGGCCACGTGGTCCGCCGGACAGGCCCTGTCGCGCGCGGGGGTCGTGTCGGTGCAGTCCGTGGACGAGGAGGAGGTCGTCCTCCGCGTCCGCATCCCCGGCCGCCCCACCCCGCTCACCACCACCCTCTACCCCGAGGACGAAATCTGGGAGTGCGACTGCCGGGGGAAGGTGGACCCGTGTGAGCACGTCATCGCCGCGGCCATCGTCCTGCGGCAGGCGGAGGGCCGGAAGGCCACGGCGGCGGCATCCCCTGCCCGCCCGGGCCCTGCCTCCACGGCCGCGCGCCCTGGCGCCGCGCCGAAGCCGGAGCGGCTGGTGTACCGCTTCAAGCGCGTGGACGGCGGCCTCCAGTTGGAGCGGCTGGTGGTCCGGCCGGACAACACCGCGCGGCTGCTGGCCCGGAGCCTGGCGTCCGTGCTCCAGAACCCGGTGGAGGCCGCGCGCATCCACGTGGACCCGTGCGACCTGCTCGCGGACAAGCTGCTCGCGCAGCCCACGCGGGGCGCGCTGCCGCAGAGCAAGCTGGACGCCCTGCTGCACGTGCTGGAGAAGGCGCGCACGGTCATGTTCGACGGAGCGTTCGTCTCCGTCTCCAGCGAGCCGCTCCTCCCCCGCGTCACCGTGGACGACCGGGGCGAGCAGACCGTGCTCAAGGTGGAGAAGGATCCGCGCATCAACGAGCTGGTGAGCCCCGGCGTCGCGCTGGCCGCCGGAGCGCTCTGCCGCCTGGGCGAGCAGACCCTCACGGGCACGCGGCTGGAGAACCTGCCCCAGGAGCGCGTCTTCTCCCCGGAGCAGCTGGCGGACCTGACGGGCAAGGTGCTGCCGGACTTCGCGCGGCGCATGCCGGTGGACGTGAAGAGCCGGCGGCTGCCGCCCATCGACCGGACGCTCAAGCCGCGCATCTCGCTGGAGCTCGACAAGCTGGACACGGGGCTCTCGGTGCTGCCCACGCTGGTGTACGGCTCCCCGCCCACCGCGCGCATCGACAACGGGCGCCTGGTGTACCTCCAGGGCGCCGCGCCCGTGCGCGACGAGCCCACGGAGACGAAGCTCATCCACCAGCTCCGCGACGAGCTGAACATGTCGCCCGGCCGCCGCGTGACGGTCCACGGCAAGGAGGCCGTGCAGCTCGCGGACAAGCTGCGCAAGTGGCGCGGAGGCCTCACGGGCAACGCCGCGGGCGTGGTCAGCCCCGACGTGAAGCTCAAGCCGCTGCTCACGCTGGACACGGCCACCACCGACGCGGGCGTGCCGCGCGTGGGCTTCTCGCTCGACTTCCAGGTGGAGGGCCTGGGCCCGGGTGAGAAGCGCACCGTGGACGCGGGCGCGGTGATGCGGGCCTGGGAGGAAGGCCTGGGGCTGGTGCCCCTGGAGGGCGGAGGCTGGGCGCCCCTGCCCACCGGCTGGCTGAAGGCCCACGGCCAGCGCGTGACGGACCTGCTGGCCGCGCGCGAGCGGGACGGCCGGCTCGCGAACCACGCCATCCCCCAGCTCACCGGCCTGTGCGAGGCGCTGGAGCACCCCGCCCCGCCCGTCATGGAGCGGCTCGCGCCCCTGGTGCAGGGCTTCGAGAAGCTGCCCGAGCCCCAGCTCCCCAGGGACCTCACCGCGACGCTACGCCCGTATCAGCTGCAGGGCGTGAGCTGGCTCACCTTCCTGCGCCAGGCGGGGCTGGGCGGCGTGCTCGCGGACGACATGGGTCTGGGCAAGACGCTGCAGACCATCTGCACGCTGGGCCGGGGCACGCTGGTCGTGGCACCCACGAGCGTGCTGCCCAACTGGGAGGCGGAGGTGAAGCGCTTCCGCCCATCGCTGAAGGTGTCCGTCTACCACGGCGTGGGGCGCACGCTGGACGAGTCCGCGGACGTGACGCTCACCACGTACGCGCTCCTGCGCCTGGACGCGGCCATCCTCGCGTCGAAGACGTGGGACACGGTGGTGCTGGACGAGGCCCAGGCCATCAAGAACCCGGACAGCCAGGTGGCGCGAGCCGCGTACGAGCTGGACGCGGGCTTCCGCATCGCGCTCAGCGGCACGCCCATCGAGAACCGGCTCGAGGAGCTGTGGAGCCTGATGCACTTCACCAACCGGGGCCTGCTGGGCGGGCGCAAGGCGTTCGAGGAGCGCTGGGCCCGGCCGGTGTCGGAGAACCAGAAGGGCGCCGCGGAGGCATTGCGCGCGCGCATCCGGCCCTTCGTGCTGCGCAGGCTCAAGCGCGACGTGGCGCCGGAGCTGCCGCCGCGCACGGAGGCCGTGCGGCACGTCACCCTCACCGAGCAGGAGCGCGCCGTCTACGACGCGGTCCACGCCGCGACCCGCGAGGAGGTGGTGTCGCAGCTCGAGGAGGGCGGCAGCGTGATGAAGGCGCTGGAGGCGCTGCTCCGGCTGAGGCAGGCGGCCTGTCACCCGGCGCTGGTGCCGGGGCAGCAGGCGCGGACGTCCTCGAAGGTGCAGGCGCTGGTGGAGGCGCTCGGCACGGCGGTGGCGGACGGTCACAAGGCGCTGGTGTTCTCGCAGTGGACGTCGATGTTGGACCTCATCGAGCCCGCGCTGAACGAAGCGGACATCGGGTTCATCCGCCTGGACGGCAGCACGGCGAACCGAGGCGCGGTGGCGACGTCCTTCCAGGACGAGAAGGGAGCGCCCGTCATGCTCATCTCGTTGAAGGCGGGCGCGACGGGGCTCAACCTCACGGCGGCGGACCACGTCTTCCTGGTGGATCCGTGGTGGAACCCGTCGGTGGAGGCACAGGCGGCGGACCGCGCGCACCGCATCGGGCAGCAGCGGCCGGTGATGGTCTACCGGATGGTGTCCCAGGGCACGGTGGAGGAGAAGATCCTCCTGCTCCAGGAGAAGAAGCGGGCCCTCTTCGAGGCCGCGCTCGGAGGCGCCACGGGAGGCGCCGCCCTCACGCGCGCGGACCTCATGCAGCTCTTGGACTGA
- a CDS encoding di-heme oxidoredictase family protein: MRVPWSLAGISAGALLIGAAWATVVRRPEPLVLGALPPVVLPNVEQSGGATTVADTGRNAFGRAPMNMPRSRWPDFYAGKGVFDRDWSDSRLSPAVAGPFFSATGCMTCHVKDGRGQPPSSPTEAPVSLAFQLSAPDGAGPHPLYGMQLDAHAVEGQVPEGHVRVDFEETRGTFATGEPYSLVRPRYQFQGLVHGPLGDGATFSARVSPVNFGLGLLEALPEAALLARADPEDRDHDGISGRANQVLDVETGETRLGRFGWKANQPTLRQQVAHALVADMGVTTTLYRQEQGRDAPGEPEVSQDDLDLLMIYMRLLAVPKRRDWEASEVQRGHAVFRAIGCAACHVDTPQETGPVEGFDEVSRQVIYPYSDLLLHDLGEGLADGRPDGLATGNEWRTPPLWGVGLVESVNRHTRFLHDGRARSLEEAVLWHGGEAAPAQGRYVRLPREDRAALLAFLKSL; this comes from the coding sequence ATGCGCGTGCCCTGGTCCCTCGCTGGCATCTCCGCCGGAGCGCTGCTCATCGGCGCCGCGTGGGCCACCGTCGTCCGCCGCCCCGAACCCCTGGTACTGGGCGCGCTGCCCCCGGTGGTCCTGCCGAACGTGGAGCAGTCCGGCGGCGCCACCACGGTGGCGGACACCGGCCGCAACGCCTTCGGCCGCGCGCCCATGAACATGCCGCGCTCGCGCTGGCCGGACTTCTACGCGGGCAAGGGTGTCTTCGACCGCGACTGGAGCGATTCGCGCCTGAGCCCCGCCGTGGCCGGCCCCTTCTTCAGCGCCACCGGCTGCATGACCTGCCACGTGAAGGACGGCCGGGGCCAGCCTCCCTCCAGCCCCACGGAGGCGCCCGTCTCGCTGGCGTTCCAGCTGAGCGCGCCCGACGGCGCCGGCCCCCATCCGCTGTACGGCATGCAACTGGACGCGCACGCCGTGGAGGGCCAGGTCCCCGAGGGCCACGTCCGCGTCGACTTCGAGGAGACGCGCGGCACGTTCGCCACCGGCGAGCCGTACTCCCTGGTGCGCCCGCGCTACCAGTTCCAGGGGCTGGTGCACGGCCCCCTGGGGGACGGCGCCACCTTCTCCGCCCGCGTGTCGCCCGTGAACTTCGGCCTGGGCCTGCTGGAGGCCCTGCCCGAGGCCGCGCTGCTGGCCCGCGCGGACCCCGAGGACCGCGACCACGACGGCATCTCCGGCCGGGCGAACCAGGTGCTCGACGTGGAGACGGGGGAGACGCGCCTGGGCCGCTTCGGGTGGAAGGCCAACCAGCCCACGCTGCGCCAGCAGGTGGCGCACGCGCTCGTCGCCGACATGGGCGTCACGACGACGCTCTACCGCCAGGAGCAGGGCCGGGACGCTCCGGGCGAGCCGGAGGTGTCCCAGGACGACCTGGACCTGCTGATGATCTACATGCGCCTGCTCGCCGTGCCCAAGCGGCGCGACTGGGAGGCATCCGAGGTCCAGCGCGGCCACGCCGTGTTCCGCGCCATCGGCTGCGCGGCCTGCCACGTCGACACGCCCCAGGAGACAGGGCCGGTGGAGGGCTTCGATGAGGTGTCCCGGCAGGTCATCTACCCCTACTCGGATCTGCTCCTGCACGACCTGGGCGAGGGGCTGGCGGACGGGCGTCCGGATGGGCTGGCCACGGGCAATGAGTGGCGCACGCCGCCCTTGTGGGGCGTCGGGCTGGTGGAGTCCGTCAACCGGCACACGCGCTTCCTGCATGACGGCCGTGCTCGCTCCCTGGAGGAGGCCGTCCTCTGGCACGGAGGCGAGGCCGCCCCCGCGCAGGGACGCTACGTGCGGCTGCCCCGGGAGGACCGGGCCGCGCTGCTCGCCTTCCTGAAGTCGCTCTGA